A single window of Paenibacillus sp. SYP-B4298 DNA harbors:
- a CDS encoding ATP-binding cassette domain-containing protein translates to MKAKKLLSLHQVEVCTAWGASLLQIDEWAVNQGEWIHVRGANGSGKSTLVKLLTGRTGQGLKIHGSVERSPELERPFPYVMQHPEAAIVGTTPWEDLLLGLEQSGMAAELIMPRLEQALASVGLKPLQHRPVAELSGGQKQLVAIAGCLASDAPLLVLDEAVSMLDLAARQYVLRAVREQHRRGMTVIWVSHASEDIEPADRIVELRAGKIIQDSASGCGHAPVKWTGVMLEEAHEHDHVQAQASPHAKTPVTVRPSERCGDHAGAASCCLEQPMLRGTQNAGKGTMESAGQWKAEAANAGRSRVVIDSQPLSLSPRPAADWVLSGVTVGAGRSGSPLLQDVSVRLAAGTLTLIVGRNGAGKTTLLESLAGLRELKHGEIRLGEQSLWDGRRLNQQVLLELGVSLQHSESQWFLPRAEQELRYSLRPYRLPEQEQQARAAAGLQRAGLTPETAQRDPWTLSGGQQRRLAWACLLAAKPSWLLLDEPTAGLDSEGIALLRAHLAAHLAAGGGAVIVTHDVDVFAGMAADVLHLEEGKMRGVTARAGEAASYTDRATGLPELVEPTSSSDVQSAEGLEKGGFGTEAVRRGIATATGSKREREQGSWAAYDPRALWLAYLLLAGGILLQMSWTGVLLGNAIAAAVLLRGRAALRPWHGLIAWYAGMAATFCLLSGIRFSPPGLEVDVMNRTALYFCRLLPVMVLGLGLAAAMTPFRLQRAVEQVIRPLKRFRLPVDMIALTVSLVFRFIPLLSAEWSKLARIAQARGKRGGRAGKVPARDLHRVLLPYLVLLLRMADQMAEALEARGFAARGVQPTRAWQLRLKAQDGYLAAGGALLLAILATCSLWLE, encoded by the coding sequence GTGAAAGCAAAAAAGCTGCTCTCTCTCCACCAGGTTGAAGTCTGCACTGCTTGGGGCGCTTCGTTGTTACAGATCGACGAGTGGGCAGTTAATCAGGGCGAATGGATTCATGTGCGCGGCGCTAATGGGAGCGGCAAAAGCACGCTGGTGAAGCTGCTTACGGGAAGAACAGGGCAAGGACTAAAGATCCATGGCAGTGTGGAACGATCGCCGGAGCTGGAGCGGCCATTTCCTTATGTGATGCAGCATCCTGAGGCGGCAATCGTCGGCACGACGCCCTGGGAGGATCTGCTCCTTGGGCTGGAGCAGTCCGGGATGGCAGCAGAGCTGATCATGCCCAGGCTGGAACAGGCGCTGGCTTCCGTCGGACTGAAGCCGTTGCAGCATCGTCCAGTGGCTGAGCTGTCCGGCGGCCAGAAGCAATTGGTGGCGATTGCGGGTTGTCTCGCATCGGATGCCCCGCTGCTCGTATTGGACGAAGCGGTGTCAATGCTTGACCTGGCGGCCAGACAGTATGTGCTGCGAGCTGTACGCGAGCAGCACCGCCGCGGCATGACAGTGATCTGGGTCTCCCATGCCAGCGAGGACATTGAGCCTGCCGATCGTATCGTAGAGCTTCGCGCAGGCAAGATCATCCAGGACAGCGCATCTGGCTGCGGGCATGCACCTGTCAAATGGACGGGCGTGATGCTAGAGGAGGCTCATGAGCATGATCATGTGCAGGCGCAGGCGAGCCCACACGCAAAGACTCCAGTGACAGTCCGGCCTAGCGAAAGATGTGGCGATCACGCTGGCGCAGCGTCGTGCTGCTTGGAGCAGCCTATGCTCAGAGGCACGCAGAACGCCGGGAAGGGGACAATGGAGTCGGCGGGTCAATGGAAAGCAGAGGCGGCTAATGCCGGGAGGAGCCGCGTCGTCATCGACTCGCAGCCGCTCTCGCTCTCCCCGCGTCCTGCCGCAGATTGGGTGCTGAGCGGAGTAACTGTCGGGGCAGGGCGCTCTGGCTCTCCGTTGCTCCAGGATGTAAGTGTCCGGCTCGCCGCAGGCACGCTGACGCTGATCGTCGGGCGCAATGGAGCAGGCAAGACAACCTTGCTGGAGTCGCTCGCCGGCTTGCGGGAGCTGAAGCATGGGGAGATTCGCCTCGGTGAGCAATCGCTCTGGGATGGTCGTAGGCTCAACCAGCAAGTGCTGCTGGAGCTAGGTGTATCGCTCCAGCATAGCGAGTCGCAATGGTTTCTGCCGCGGGCGGAGCAGGAGCTGCGCTACTCGCTGCGGCCATACCGGCTGCCGGAGCAGGAGCAGCAGGCACGGGCAGCGGCTGGCCTCCAACGGGCCGGCCTGACGCCAGAGACCGCGCAGCGTGATCCGTGGACGCTTAGCGGTGGACAGCAGCGCCGCCTTGCCTGGGCCTGTCTGCTCGCTGCCAAGCCGTCCTGGCTGCTGCTGGATGAGCCGACAGCGGGGCTGGACAGTGAGGGAATCGCCCTGCTGCGGGCTCATCTGGCAGCGCATCTGGCGGCAGGCGGGGGCGCGGTTATCGTCACTCATGATGTAGATGTGTTTGCGGGAATGGCAGCGGATGTGCTCCATCTGGAGGAGGGCAAGATGAGGGGAGTGACGGCGCGTGCTGGGGAGGCGGCTTCCTATACAGATCGCGCAACAGGCTTGCCGGAGCTGGTTGAGCCGACGTCAAGCAGCGACGTACAGTCCGCTGAGGGCTTGGAAAAGGGTGGATTCGGTACAGAGGCGGTGAGGCGCGGGATCGCGACTGCGACAGGCAGCAAGCGAGAGCGTGAGCAAGGCTCCTGGGCAGCTTACGACCCGCGCGCGCTCTGGCTCGCCTATCTGCTGCTGGCTGGGGGCATTCTGTTGCAGATGAGCTGGACGGGTGTTCTGCTTGGCAATGCGATCGCGGCAGCCGTGCTGCTTCGTGGGCGCGCTGCATTGCGGCCATGGCATGGCTTGATTGCATGGTACGCGGGTATGGCAGCTACCTTTTGCCTGTTATCCGGGATTCGCTTCTCCCCGCCAGGACTGGAAGTTGACGTTATGAACCGGACGGCGCTCTATTTCTGCAGGCTGCTGCCTGTCATGGTACTCGGCCTGGGGCTGGCTGCGGCGATGACGCCCTTTCGTCTGCAACGCGCAGTGGAGCAGGTGATACGGCCACTGAAACGTTTTCGTCTGCCTGTCGACATGATTGCGCTGACCGTCTCGCTTGTTTTTCGTTTTATCCCGTTGCTAAGCGCCGAATGGTCGAAGCTGGCGCGGATTGCCCAGGCTCGAGGCAAGCGCGGAGGCAGAGCGGGCAAGGTGCCTGCACGCGATCTGCATCGTGTGCTCCTGCCCTATCTCGTGCTGCTGCTTCGAATGGCAGATCAGATGGCTGAGGCGCTGGAGGCGCGAGGCTTCGCTGCACGCGGAGTACAGCCCACCAGAGCTTGGCAGCTTCGTCTCAAGGCGCAAGATGGCTATCTTGCAGCCGGGGGCGCCTTACTCCTGGCCATTCTGGCGACCTGCTCATTGTGGCTCGAATAG
- a CDS encoding DUF4184 family protein has protein sequence MPYTLAHPLYAVPLKKVAPRYLCTTGLLLGSMAPDLEYFVAFESNKSFGHSLQGFILLGLPLCTAFAIAFHRLMKPALVKLLPSTLGLNKFARDHSTSWSLATGRDWFLFLCSLFIGFMSHRFMDAWTHNHTIFVQQIPWLREHINGEYVYHWLQYGLSVLGLGAALLYGLWKWSRWRRRRSEPLSGEQRAYRWGMRLAVAAIATVLFMLKLKSGPSVHGYGFTTVAPVSSLAVGWFIAAALYYAAVQQRLAQMLGLLALFAMSVIAFPLAQQLPSTSIFHHLGWIETIGQRLGTARWELAVWIGFIWIWSLFIIAISIQRQVRRRDAYFAEQSHQESSWRQGRT, from the coding sequence ATGCCTTATACGTTAGCCCATCCGCTATATGCCGTTCCCCTGAAGAAGGTCGCTCCGCGCTATCTGTGCACGACGGGTCTGCTGCTTGGCAGCATGGCTCCCGATCTGGAGTATTTTGTTGCTTTTGAATCCAATAAAAGCTTTGGCCATTCGCTCCAGGGCTTCATCTTGCTGGGCTTGCCGCTGTGCACTGCATTTGCGATCGCCTTCCACAGGCTGATGAAGCCGGCGTTGGTGAAGCTGCTCCCTTCTACGCTAGGTCTGAACAAGTTCGCCCGTGATCATAGCACATCCTGGAGCCTCGCCACAGGGCGTGACTGGTTCCTATTCCTTTGCTCGCTGTTTATCGGCTTTATGAGCCACAGGTTTATGGATGCCTGGACGCATAACCACACGATCTTTGTCCAGCAGATCCCCTGGCTCCGGGAGCACATCAACGGGGAGTATGTCTACCATTGGCTGCAATACGGCCTGTCGGTGCTGGGACTCGGTGCTGCGCTGCTCTATGGACTGTGGAAATGGAGCCGCTGGCGCAGAAGAAGGTCTGAGCCGCTGTCTGGCGAACAGAGAGCATACCGTTGGGGAATGAGGCTCGCGGTAGCTGCCATCGCCACCGTGTTATTCATGCTGAAGCTAAAGTCCGGGCCGTCGGTGCATGGATACGGCTTTACTACAGTTGCCCCTGTCTCATCGCTTGCCGTCGGCTGGTTTATCGCTGCGGCGCTGTATTATGCTGCGGTGCAGCAAAGGCTGGCGCAAATGCTGGGCTTGCTTGCCCTGTTCGCCATGTCGGTCATTGCTTTTCCACTCGCACAGCAACTGCCATCCACCTCGATTTTCCATCACCTGGGTTGGATCGAAACGATCGGGCAACGATTGGGTACAGCACGGTGGGAGCTGGCAGTGTGGATCGGTTTCATATGGATCTGGTCGTTGTTTATTATCGCCATTAGCATTCAGCGACAGGTACGCAGGCGAGATGCCTATTTTGCAGAGCAGTCGCACCAGGAATCCAGTTGGCGTCAAGGCAGAACCTGA
- a CDS encoding undecaprenyl-diphosphate phosphatase, whose protein sequence is MDDLIKAIILGIVEGLTEFLPVSSTGHMILTAHLLDFSGERAKTFEIVVQLGAVLAVLVLYWKRFAGFIMDVLKLDLVHKRGINTVHLILAMLPAAVVGLLLHSAIKQYLFGPATVLIGLVIGGILMIVAERAKVQITAEDMDSISYKQALGIGLFQLLALWPGFSRSGSTISGGMLLGTSQKAAAEFTFIISVPVMFGATLLDLVKSREYLTTQDVPLFLIGLAAAFIVAMIAVVTFLNLIKRLKLSWFAVYRFALAAVFFIFVVL, encoded by the coding sequence TTGGACGATTTAATAAAAGCCATTATATTGGGGATTGTGGAAGGGTTGACAGAGTTTTTACCGGTATCCTCGACCGGGCATATGATTTTGACGGCTCACTTGCTGGATTTCTCAGGGGAGCGAGCCAAAACATTTGAGATCGTCGTACAACTGGGCGCAGTGCTGGCTGTATTGGTGCTTTATTGGAAACGATTCGCGGGGTTTATTATGGATGTTCTCAAGCTCGATCTGGTACACAAGCGCGGCATTAATACGGTGCATCTTATCTTGGCGATGCTGCCGGCAGCAGTTGTCGGCCTTCTGCTGCACAGTGCCATCAAGCAGTATTTGTTTGGCCCGGCAACGGTGCTCATCGGTCTAGTCATTGGGGGCATACTGATGATTGTAGCCGAGCGAGCCAAGGTGCAGATCACTGCCGAGGACATGGACAGCATCAGCTACAAGCAGGCGCTTGGAATCGGCCTGTTTCAACTGCTCGCGCTCTGGCCAGGCTTCTCCCGCTCCGGCTCCACCATCTCTGGCGGTATGCTGCTGGGCACAAGCCAGAAGGCGGCCGCGGAATTTACATTCATAATCTCCGTACCCGTTATGTTCGGCGCAACGCTGCTGGATCTGGTAAAGAGCCGTGAGTACTTGACCACACAGGATGTGCCGCTGTTTCTGATCGGGCTGGCTGCTGCTTTTATCGTAGCGATGATCGCGGTTGTGACCTTCCTCAATCTGATCAAACGGCTGAAGCTATCCTGGTTCGCTGTATACCGCTTCGCGCTGGCGGCAGTGTTCTTTATCTTCGTGGTTCTGTAG
- a CDS encoding RicAFT regulatory complex protein RicA family protein: MTTNQQASGHNHDHDHNHHDHSHSGCGVPKFNTRDLIVKEDIMAKAKELAVMLFESEEVRHYQRAEKQIQHHERVQGLIAQMKKKQKEIVAFQSFNNPSMVAKIEGEIEALQDELDSIPIVSEFQQSQADINYLLQLVTSVIRDTVAEKINVEGATVEEPAECME, encoded by the coding sequence ATGACAACGAATCAGCAAGCATCCGGGCATAACCATGATCACGACCACAACCATCATGACCATTCACATAGCGGCTGCGGTGTGCCCAAGTTCAACACGCGCGATCTGATCGTCAAGGAGGACATCATGGCCAAGGCGAAGGAATTGGCTGTCATGTTGTTCGAATCGGAGGAGGTGCGCCATTATCAGCGTGCCGAGAAGCAGATTCAGCACCATGAGCGTGTCCAGGGGCTGATTGCACAGATGAAGAAGAAGCAGAAGGAAATCGTTGCCTTCCAATCCTTCAACAATCCGTCTATGGTCGCCAAGATTGAAGGTGAGATCGAAGCGCTGCAGGATGAACTGGATAGCATCCCGATCGTGTCGGAATTCCAGCAGAGTCAAGCGGACATCAACTACCTGCTGCAACTGGTGACCTCGGTTATCCGCGACACGGTAGCGGAGAAGATCAATGTCGAGGGCGCCACAGTGGAAGAGCCTGCAGAGTGCATGGAGTAA
- the pduL gene encoding phosphate propanoyltransferase, producing MKTVPVGVSARHIHLSQEHVEKLFGSGYQLTEMKPLSQPGQYAANETVAVVGSKGSFGKVRILGPARKQTQLEVSRTDAFALGVHPPVRESGNIAGSPGITIQGPAGEVVLEEGVIVAARHIHFHTSDAEKWGIQDKQLLQVKLEGERGLILDNVIARVSADFALDMHIDTDEANAAGAKTGDTAIILD from the coding sequence ATGAAAACTGTACCTGTAGGTGTGTCTGCCCGTCATATTCATCTGTCCCAGGAGCATGTGGAGAAGCTCTTCGGCAGCGGCTACCAGCTTACGGAGATGAAACCTCTGTCTCAGCCGGGGCAATATGCAGCGAACGAGACGGTAGCGGTCGTTGGGTCGAAGGGAAGCTTTGGGAAGGTACGCATTCTCGGACCGGCACGCAAGCAGACACAATTGGAGGTATCGCGAACCGACGCATTCGCGCTTGGCGTCCATCCGCCGGTTCGCGAGTCCGGCAATATCGCCGGCTCGCCTGGAATCACGATTCAAGGCCCGGCTGGAGAGGTAGTGCTGGAGGAGGGAGTCATTGTAGCGGCTCGCCATATTCATTTCCATACATCCGACGCGGAAAAATGGGGGATTCAGGACAAGCAGTTGCTTCAAGTCAAGCTGGAAGGCGAGCGGGGGCTGATTTTGGACAATGTGATCGCTCGCGTATCGGCTGACTTTGCGCTGGATATGCATATTGACACAGACGAGGCTAACGCGGCTGGAGCCAAGACTGGTGACACGGCCATCATCTTGGATTAA
- a CDS encoding response regulator transcription factor: MNQRRLLIVDDDKEIADLIEIYLKNEGYEVVKAYNGEEALQKLEQSVFHLVVLDIMMPKVDGLEVCRIIRKDMAVPILMLSAKAEDMDKIMGLMTGADDYMVKPFNPLELVARIKSLLRRSYQYSVTASAAGSEEHTLVLGPLRIEKFTHTVEVEGRPLHLTSTEFGILFLLASHPGRVFSAEDIFQQVWKEKYFESNNTVMVHISKLRDKLEQELGDKLVVTVWGVGYKIEG, translated from the coding sequence ATGAATCAACGGCGTCTGCTCATTGTGGATGATGATAAGGAAATCGCTGATTTAATCGAAATTTATTTGAAAAATGAAGGGTATGAGGTCGTCAAGGCCTATAACGGGGAGGAAGCGCTGCAGAAGCTGGAGCAATCCGTGTTCCACCTCGTGGTGCTGGACATCATGATGCCCAAGGTAGATGGGCTGGAGGTATGCCGAATTATCCGTAAGGATATGGCGGTGCCGATCCTGATGCTAAGTGCGAAGGCTGAGGACATGGACAAAATTATGGGGCTGATGACAGGCGCGGACGACTACATGGTGAAGCCGTTCAACCCGCTGGAGCTCGTGGCCCGCATCAAATCGCTGCTGCGCCGCTCGTATCAATACAGTGTGACAGCCTCTGCCGCAGGGTCTGAGGAGCATACGTTGGTGCTTGGACCGCTGCGCATCGAGAAGTTTACACATACGGTGGAGGTGGAGGGCAGACCGCTTCATTTGACGAGTACGGAATTCGGCATTTTATTTTTGCTAGCCAGTCATCCGGGCAGAGTATTTAGTGCCGAGGATATTTTTCAACAGGTGTGGAAGGAGAAATATTTTGAATCCAATAATACGGTTATGGTGCATATCAGCAAGCTGCGGGACAAGCTGGAGCAGGAGCTTGGGGATAAGCTGGTCGTAACGGTATGGGGGGTTGGCTACAAAATTGAAGGGTAA
- a CDS encoding biotin transporter BioY has product MSTSIRSIVYTALFSALFIVMSAIKLPLGFSPVPITLQNLALMLAGAFLGARYGGLSILLVCVLAALGLPLLGGQGGLAVVFGPTGGFIWMFPICAVVVGYLIPRALSSSILQKNTTLRFLVLLAIFMGFGSLLSYAGGVPWLAYAANLSLSKALAAGMYPFLIGDLVKAIAATIVTMALQAHIPALRNRSERS; this is encoded by the coding sequence ATGTCCACCTCTATTCGAAGCATTGTCTACACCGCGCTGTTTTCGGCATTATTCATTGTGATGAGCGCGATCAAGCTGCCGCTTGGCTTCTCGCCCGTACCGATCACGCTGCAAAATCTGGCGCTCATGCTCGCAGGAGCCTTTCTTGGAGCGCGCTACGGCGGTCTGAGCATCCTGCTTGTCTGCGTGCTTGCTGCACTGGGCTTGCCCCTGCTGGGCGGCCAGGGAGGACTTGCCGTCGTATTCGGTCCTACCGGCGGCTTTATCTGGATGTTTCCTATATGTGCTGTTGTCGTCGGCTACTTGATCCCCAGAGCGTTGAGCTCATCCATACTACAGAAGAATACAACGCTGAGGTTTCTCGTTCTACTCGCTATATTTATGGGCTTCGGCTCATTGTTATCCTATGCAGGGGGAGTGCCCTGGCTGGCGTATGCAGCGAATCTGTCGCTGTCCAAGGCGCTTGCTGCAGGCATGTACCCCTTCCTGATCGGCGATCTGGTCAAGGCGATTGCCGCGACGATCGTAACGATGGCGCTGCAGGCCCATATCCCGGCTCTGCGCAACCGTTCGGAGCGCAGCTAG
- a CDS encoding rhodanese-like domain-containing protein, which yields MSYPEWTAGELAAKLAGGEVVNLVDVRELEEWQEGHISSARLIPMSELPDRLDELTQGAEPIVLICRSGARSGRVCDYLEQQGYSAVNVAGGMLAWPGEVVVG from the coding sequence ATGAGTTATCCGGAATGGACAGCCGGGGAGCTGGCTGCGAAGCTGGCCGGCGGCGAAGTGGTCAATCTGGTGGATGTGCGCGAGCTGGAGGAATGGCAGGAGGGGCATATTAGCAGTGCGCGCCTCATCCCGATGTCCGAGCTGCCAGACCGATTGGACGAGCTGACGCAAGGCGCAGAGCCGATCGTTCTGATCTGTCGTAGCGGCGCGCGCAGCGGCAGAGTATGCGATTATCTGGAGCAGCAGGGCTATTCGGCTGTCAATGTAGCTGGCGGCATGCTTGCCTGGCCAGGAGAAGTCGTGGTTGGCTAA
- a CDS encoding 2-oxoacid:ferredoxin oxidoreductase subunit beta, producing MATFKDFRNNVKPNWCPGCGDFSIQAAIQRAAANVGLEPENLAVISGIGCSGRISGYINAYGLHGIHGRALPIAQGVKLANRELTVIASGGDGDGFAIGMGHTVHAIRRNIDVTYIVMDNQIYGLTKGQTSPRSAEGFKTKSTPEGSIETTLSPLEIALSAGATFVAQSFSSDLKQLTALIEAGINHRGFSLINVFSPCVTFNKVNTYDWFKEHVVNLNQFEDYDPSNRMLAMNKIMETNGLLTGLIYQNTARKPYEDLIPGFGQEALVHQDLKLSGDEFESLLAEFR from the coding sequence ATGGCAACGTTTAAGGACTTCAGAAATAATGTCAAGCCGAACTGGTGCCCAGGTTGCGGAGACTTCTCCATCCAAGCGGCCATCCAGCGCGCGGCGGCGAATGTCGGGCTAGAGCCGGAGAATCTGGCGGTCATCTCCGGGATTGGCTGTTCAGGCCGTATCTCGGGGTATATTAATGCTTATGGATTGCATGGCATTCACGGACGGGCGCTGCCGATTGCCCAAGGGGTGAAGCTGGCTAACCGGGAGCTGACAGTCATTGCCTCCGGTGGCGACGGCGACGGCTTCGCGATCGGCATGGGGCATACGGTGCATGCGATCCGCCGCAATATTGATGTGACGTATATTGTCATGGACAACCAGATCTATGGCTTGACCAAAGGACAGACCTCGCCGCGCAGCGCGGAAGGCTTCAAGACGAAATCGACACCGGAAGGCTCGATCGAGACGACGCTGTCACCGCTTGAGATTGCCTTATCCGCGGGAGCGACCTTCGTAGCCCAGTCGTTCTCCAGCGATCTGAAGCAACTGACCGCACTGATCGAGGCCGGCATCAATCATCGCGGATTTTCGCTGATTAATGTGTTCAGTCCATGTGTGACCTTCAATAAGGTCAATACGTATGACTGGTTCAAGGAGCATGTGGTCAATCTGAATCAATTCGAGGACTATGATCCGTCGAATCGGATGCTGGCGATGAATAAAATTATGGAAACGAACGGATTATTGACAGGTCTTATCTATCAGAACACAGCGCGCAAGCCTTATGAGGATCTAATCCCAGGGTTTGGGCAGGAGGCTCTCGTTCATCAGGATCTGAAGCTGTCCGGTGACGAATTCGAGTCCTTATTGGCAGAGTTCAGATAA
- the miaB gene encoding tRNA (N6-isopentenyl adenosine(37)-C2)-methylthiotransferase MiaB, giving the protein MKETPGLDERKTDKDSEKDYSKYFDFSSAKLLSEDENGKRIRINGREIQIKSQPDYKEGKRRGKEDIHVHTDFSIPEDMSTFGKGKYYTIYTYGCQMNEHDTEVMRGMFEQMGYTATEDRTLSDVILLNTCAIRENAEDKVFGELGHLKTLKTEKPGLLLGVCGCMSQEESVVNRILNKHGFVDMIFGTHNIHRLPQLLKEAMFNKEMVVEVWSKEGDIIENLPKKREGMRAWVNIMYGCDKFCTYCIVPYTRGKERSRRPEDVIAEVRELARQGFKEVTLLGQNVNAYGKDFEDLNYRFGDLMHDISKIDIPRIRFTTSHPRDFDDHLIEVLAGRGNLVEHIHLPVQSGSTEVLKRMSRKYSREKFLELVHNIKSAIPDVVLTSDIIVGFPGETDEQFEETLSLVREVGFHSAFTFIYSPRAGTPAAGMEDNVPMEVKKVRLQRLNEVLAEIAKEENDKLRDAVVEVLVEGESKTRSDVLSGRTRTNKLVLFEGPKSLIGQFVQVKVTAPQTWLLKAELIKETAVEAV; this is encoded by the coding sequence ATGAAGGAGACACCTGGCCTGGACGAGAGAAAGACAGACAAGGATTCTGAGAAGGATTACTCCAAATATTTTGATTTCTCTAGCGCCAAATTGCTCAGCGAGGATGAGAACGGCAAGCGCATACGGATTAATGGACGTGAGATTCAGATCAAGTCCCAGCCGGACTACAAGGAAGGAAAGCGCCGGGGCAAGGAGGATATTCATGTTCATACCGATTTCTCCATCCCAGAGGATATGAGCACGTTTGGCAAGGGGAAATACTATACCATCTACACGTATGGCTGCCAGATGAATGAGCATGACACCGAGGTTATGCGCGGCATGTTCGAGCAGATGGGCTACACGGCTACGGAAGACCGGACGTTGTCCGATGTGATACTGCTGAATACATGCGCCATTCGGGAGAATGCGGAGGATAAAGTATTCGGCGAGCTGGGACATTTGAAAACGCTCAAAACAGAAAAGCCCGGATTGCTGCTGGGCGTCTGCGGCTGCATGTCTCAGGAGGAGTCGGTGGTGAATCGCATCCTGAACAAGCACGGCTTCGTGGATATGATCTTCGGTACCCATAATATTCATCGTCTTCCGCAACTGCTCAAGGAAGCGATGTTCAATAAGGAAATGGTCGTCGAGGTGTGGTCCAAGGAGGGCGACATTATCGAAAACCTGCCTAAGAAGCGCGAGGGAATGCGCGCCTGGGTAAATATTATGTATGGCTGTGACAAGTTCTGCACCTACTGTATCGTTCCGTACACCCGTGGCAAGGAGAGAAGCAGGCGTCCTGAGGATGTCATTGCTGAAGTGCGGGAGCTGGCGCGGCAGGGCTTCAAGGAGGTTACATTGCTTGGACAGAATGTGAACGCCTACGGCAAAGATTTCGAGGATCTGAATTACCGCTTTGGCGATCTGATGCACGACATCTCCAAAATCGATATTCCGCGTATCCGCTTTACGACGTCGCATCCGCGTGATTTTGATGATCACCTGATCGAGGTGCTTGCAGGAAGAGGCAATCTGGTGGAGCATATTCATCTTCCGGTTCAGTCCGGCAGCACCGAGGTGCTCAAGCGGATGAGCCGCAAGTATTCGAGAGAGAAATTTCTGGAGCTGGTACACAACATCAAATCTGCGATCCCAGATGTCGTGCTGACCTCGGATATTATCGTGGGCTTCCCTGGCGAGACGGATGAGCAATTTGAGGAGACCCTATCGCTCGTCCGTGAGGTCGGTTTTCATTCAGCATTTACGTTCATCTACTCCCCGCGTGCAGGTACGCCAGCGGCAGGGATGGAGGACAATGTGCCGATGGAGGTGAAGAAGGTGCGCCTGCAGCGTCTGAATGAAGTGTTGGCAGAGATTGCCAAGGAGGAGAATGATAAGCTGCGGGATGCGGTGGTAGAGGTGCTGGTAGAGGGCGAGAGCAAAACCCGCTCGGATGTGCTCTCTGGCCGCACGCGCACGAACAAGCTGGTGCTGTTCGAAGGGCCGAAGTCGTTAATCGGACAATTCGTTCAGGTCAAGGTCACCGCCCCGCAAACCTGGCTGCTCAAGGCGGAGCTAATTAAGGAAACTGCTGTAGAAGCGGTATAG
- the lepB gene encoding signal peptidase I, whose translation MQKNWKKEVREWALTIAGAVAISLLIQNYAFAQTEVHNISMEGTLVEGQRLIEDKVSYRIGEPERGDIVIINGSESDKRLIKRLIGLPGDTIDMHDGKLILNGEEQDEPYVKGETRPLGMELPYVVPEGKVFVLGDNRERSMDSRDLGPIAMSSLEGKAIFRLWPLSEFGNLR comes from the coding sequence ATGCAGAAGAATTGGAAGAAGGAAGTACGCGAATGGGCATTGACGATCGCTGGAGCAGTGGCGATCTCTTTACTGATTCAAAATTATGCGTTCGCACAGACGGAAGTTCATAATATCTCTATGGAGGGCACGCTTGTTGAAGGGCAGAGACTGATTGAAGATAAAGTATCGTACCGGATAGGGGAGCCTGAGCGTGGAGACATCGTAATAATTAATGGCTCCGAGAGTGACAAGCGTCTCATCAAGCGACTTATCGGTCTGCCTGGCGATACCATTGATATGCACGATGGCAAGCTGATCCTAAATGGCGAGGAGCAAGATGAGCCTTATGTCAAAGGGGAGACCAGGCCGCTTGGGATGGAACTCCCTTACGTTGTGCCCGAAGGGAAAGTATTCGTGCTGGGGGACAATCGCGAGCGCAGCATGGATAGCCGGGATCTGGGGCCGATTGCGATGTCTTCTCTGGAGGGCAAGGCCATCTTTCGTCTGTGGCCGCTCAGTGAATTTGGCAATCTGCGCTAA
- a CDS encoding YbjQ family protein: MLISTTPTLEGRPIQDYVGIVTGEAIMGANIVRDFLASITDVVGGRSGAYEGKLKEARDVAFQEMKEQARRMGANAIVGIDIDYEIIRDGMLMVAVSGTAVRI; encoded by the coding sequence ATGCTGATTAGTACAACCCCAACGTTGGAAGGACGTCCGATTCAAGATTATGTGGGCATCGTTACGGGCGAAGCCATCATGGGCGCCAATATTGTGAGAGATTTTCTAGCCTCCATCACTGATGTCGTGGGTGGTCGTTCGGGCGCCTATGAAGGCAAGCTGAAGGAAGCAAGAGATGTAGCCTTTCAGGAAATGAAAGAACAAGCCCGGCGCATGGGAGCCAATGCAATCGTCGGCATTGATATTGATTATGAAATCATCCGTGATGGCATGCTGATGGTAGCTGTCAGTGGAACGGCTGTCAGAATCTGA